In the Bos javanicus breed banteng chromosome 4, ARS-OSU_banteng_1.0, whole genome shotgun sequence genome, TCTTCCTGCTGGCGAGGGTCACTTCGTGTGCCCGGACTGTGGGAAGAGGTTCAGCTGGTGGTCGTCGCTGAAGATCCACCAGCGCACGCACACGGGCGAGAAGCCGTATCCGTGCGGCAAGTGCGGCAAGAGCTTCAGCCAGAAGCCCAACCTGGCGCGCCACCAGAGGCACCACACGGGCGAGCGGCCTTTCTGCTGCCCCGAGTGCGCCCGGCGCTTCAGCCAGAAGCAGCACCTGCTCAAGCACCAGAAGACCCACTCCCGGCCCGCCACCCACCCGTGCCCCGAGTGCGCGCGCTGCTTCCGCCACCAGGTGGGCCTGCGCATCCACCAGCGCGCGCACGCGCGGGACCGCCAGGGCCCCCGCGCCGGGTTGCAGGCGCTGCGGCGGGACACCGCAGCCCCCCGGGGTCGGCGCCCGCGGCCGGGGCCCCAGAGGGGGCGCCCCGAGTGGGCTTGGCTGGGGCTCGGCCAGGGCTGGTGGCGCCCGCCCGGGGCCCGGCCCGCCGCCCCCGGCGAGCCACGCCAGTTCATCTGCAACGAATGCGGCAAGAGCTTCACGTGGTGGTCGTCACTGAACATCCACCAGCGCATCCACACAGGCGAGCGGCCCTACCCCTGTCCCGAGTGCGGCCGCCGCTTCAGCCAGAAGCCCAACCTGACGCGCCACCTGCGCAACCACACGGGCGAGCGGCCGCACCCCTGCGCGCACTGCGGCCGCCGCTTCCGCCAGAAGCAGCACCTGCTGAAGCACCAGCGCACGCACCAGCCCGGCGCCCGGgccgcgccccgccccggccGCGCCGCGCTGCGGGCCTACCCTCGCGCgcgccccgccgcccccgcccagCCGCCGGCCCAAGTCGTCCCTGGCCTGTCGCCGCCGGCCCGGGGCCCCTCGCCCGCCCGGGGACCAGGGGACCTGCCATGGGGCCGGGCGCGGGCTGGGGCGCCGGGTGAGCCACGTCAGTTCATCTGCAACGAGTGCGGCAAGAGCTTCTCGTGGTGGTCGGCGCTCACCATCCACCAGCGCATCCACACTGGGGAGCGGCCCTATCCGTGTCCCGAGTGCGGCCGCCGCTTCAGCCAGAAGCCCAACCTGACGCGCCACCGGCGCAACCACACGGGCGAGCGGCCCTACCTATGCGCCTCCTGCGGCCGCGGCTTTAGCCAGAAGCAGCACCTGCTCAAGCACCAGCGCGTTCACCTGGGGGCTCTGGCGCCCACCCTCAGCGCCAAGGGAGACGCGCTCTAGTGAGGCTGGACCCACGCAGGCCCGTGGGCGGGGTGGGAGGAGGCTTGCCTGGTGCTTGTGGGCGAGTGACCAGGAATGGTGGCGCTTAGAACTGCAGGGGCTGAGACCCTCTCCAAAGGTGCCTTCCTCAAGGCTCCGAGACCTGACAACAAATTCCTGGAGCGTCCCCAAAAGGGGATCGGGAAAAGTCCCGGGAAGGGCCGAAGGCAGAAATAAGATCACATCCCACACTGTGGAGCCTGGATGTGTCCTTCCTTGGAGGTGGGACCCCAGCTCTCAGGCATTGAATGAGGGGGCTGTCGGAGGCCTTGGGTGAGATGGCCCAAGTGTGGACTGGTCAGCTGTGGCCGTCCAGGGTCAGTCCCTGGGGGGGAGTCTCAACAGACTGAGCGATACCCAGAAGGGAGCTAGAAGCAGCAGCTGGCGAGGGGCAAGCATGTCCCCAGTGCAAGGCCAGCGCCCAGCACTTAAAGGCCACTCAATACATGTGTTAGGAAGGCGTGAATGGCTTGATGGCCCTCAACCCTGAGTACCCCACTACCCTGGGTGCTATCCTGGGCGGCCTGAGCCTAGGACTGGGTTGTGTGTGTATGATGGTCACGGCTGGGACTCGGAGGGTGGTCTCACTGGGCTTTGGCTTCTTGGGAAGGGCCCTGCAGAGGGAGAGCGCCCAACGTGCTGCTCCCACTCGGTGGATGCTGCCTGGGACCCTTATTGATGCTGATGTcacagaagagagaaatgaaggaCTGCCTGCCTCACGTGGTCTCCTTGTCCTTTTTAAGCTGCCCTCCTGAACTCCGGGTTCCTGTGTGCTCGGAGGGATCCATTTGTCCCCCACCCGGGCCGGGGCAGCCAGTGGCCAGTTcttgctgggggtggagggaaggattCTCTTCCCCCTTTCCCTAAGACAATTTGATTGCTTCACACATAACCCCCTCAACCTCTAGCCCCCCTGAGGTCACTGCTCACACCCTTCCAAAAGCAGAGTCATCTGGGGCCCTAGTGCTAACAGAGAACCCAGGGCTCCAGCCTGACTGTGGCCTTGGACCAGGTCTTCCCACGTGGGAGAGGAGGGAATTGCAGAGGGGGTGGGTATGGGGTTGGGGAAAGTGGGAGGGAAAAGGGGGACCCTAGGATGATTCTGTAGGAGGAGCTCTGCCTTCCTGCCTCCCAGGGGCCCACCGGGTTCTCCCTTGAACTCAGACAAGTGTGACCTTCTCTGGGATCTGTGTGGTCACCCTGGCTTCCGGCCACCCCTCTTTTCAGGTTTTATTTAATCCCTTTCATCTGACAGGAGCAtcacaaaaagacatggaggTGATCCAGCTTCCCTGGGTAACACAATGCTGGGGATGGTTAATGTGCAGCCAGGGCTGCTGACTCGTGGTCCCGGCCTTTGATTGCAAACCACGCTGTGTGAAACCTCATGAATGGGCGAGGTGTGTCCATCCGGGAGTTCAGCTCTGAGGACCAGCTGGAGGCCAAGTCAGAAGAGTTTCCCTGGGCAGCCTCTctggccctccccagccccaggagcTCTGCTGTCTCCCTGTGATGTCCTGCCCTTCTCCTGCAGTGCCTCCCCCAGCTTGCCCTGCTCAGGGAAACCGGGCGCCTGGGATCCCATCAAAACCCACTTTAATGATGGGGAACTTGCTTCCTCAAATCCTGAGGCCAACGCATGcaagccctcctcctccaggaagcatcCCAGAGGTACCATGTCTGTGATACTGAAGAGATCAGCTGGGCAGGAGTTTCTGTACAATGAATGTGTTACCATTCACAAATGTCCTGTGTTTGATGATCAGATCAATCAAACAGCTGTATTGGTAGGATTTGGGGTTAGTGAGGTTGGTTGCAGCACCCCATCCACTgcctcttccccccacccccggccaccAAAGTCATGAGAATGAATGCCTGTTCACTGACCCCAGGTGACCACCCCCTCACAAATGGGTGCTCTGGGTCACAATGGGGACAGGACCAAGTCCGTCAGACCAAGAGTAACTGAGGTGCAGGTCCCATTGGCCAGGTCAGGATGGTGAGATGGCAGAGCACTGATTTCCTAAACAAGCCTCtagtgtgccagacactgtgtcaGACCTCAGGGACGGTGTGATGAAGAAGCCACTGTCTTCGTCAGCTCAGGTCAGCAGAACACCACCACAGGCTAGGCGTTTCAACGATGGACACGTGCTTCTCACAGTctgggaggctggaagtccaagatgaaggaGATGGCAGGTTCTTTTCCTGGTGAGGGCctgcttcctggcttgcagacaacCACCTTTTCTTGGTGTCCTCATGTGGTGGGacggagagggagagggaaaagtaaagaaaaggagGACCTggtctctcccttcctcttcttaGACACTCATCTCACCAGGCGGACCTCACTCACAtgacttttgttgttgctgttcagtcgctcagtcgtgtcccactctttgcgactccgtgaactgcagctcgccaggcttccctgtccttcaccatctcctggagcttgttcaaattcatgtgcattgagtcagtgatgccatccaaccatatcatcctctgtcgtccccttctcctcctgccttcgatctttcccagcatcaggtgatGCTGATGAGTGATTactagtgagtcggctctttgcatccggtggcctaagtattggagcgaCTTTGTCTAGACCTAATTCCTATTGcctcccaaaggctccatctCCAGATGCCATCGTACTGGGGGTCAGGAATTCAATATACAAATTTGGGGAACACAGTTCAGTCTACAGCAGTCATAGTCCCTGCTCTGTAGTTCATTTTGATACATAGCTTGGAACAATCTGTATACAGTTAATTCTTCAACAAATCATTCCCAGCCCTGGCTCTCCCAACAAGGTTTTCTTATTCGCCATCTCACTGTGAGCTGTGAACTGGGCAGGACAGAGATATAGGGCAGTGGGTGGGGATGGTGGGACTAGTTCACCAAGAACCCTTGCAAGTGGATGGTAGGTCCTAGACTTCCTGTTAGCCTAAACCTCTTCCACCTTCACAAGGCTCAGGCTTCTCCAAGGGAGGTCTGGCATCGTCAGCTTCAATTTTTAATtccctttcatttaaaaataatcaaactaGGTCAGAGAAAATTTAGGAAGAGGCACGCCATAAAATCAAAGACAAGAAGATCAGACCTGGCCTCGTGTTTTACAGTTCAAAACGTTCCAGAGCATGCTGAGATTAAAGGCTTGCGTGGGGGAACAGAAAACAACCATGAGTAAATAAATCAGGATCTTCAAAGACTTATTTATAGCCTATCCACAGCCGGGTAAGTGCAAGTCTGCAGTGGGGACCCGGGGCCAAGCTTCCAACACACCGGATGAGCTTGGTGAGGTGGGGTTCCAGGAACTGCCTACAGCATCGTTGTGTCTTTTGTTAGGAGCAGGCTGGGAGTTATGACAAATGACTTAGGTACTGGGCAAATGCTTGTCCTTGGCAAGCATCATGAGCTTCGACTCAGCCAGGCAGATGGCAGCCTTCTTGGGAGAGTGTGGTTCCCCACTGCCCAGCCCCAGGGAGCAGTCCCAGGaccaggggagggaggaggaccaGCAGGGACTAGGCAGGAAGTGCATGGCAGGAGTGAAGCCTCTGCTgagctttttactttttcttttttaaagtagtttgGGTTTGCTAAAGAAATAGCCTTGACCTTTTGGCAAGAGGAGTCCTTGGGGCTGAAAACAGTAGGCTTTTACATGATCCCAGCAGACAGAGGGAAATGAATGATCCCAGCATAGGTTGATCTTTGGGTTAAAAAGAGACCAGAGTCTCCCAGATCTGGAGGGGGAGGGGCCCTAGACCAGTACTGTTCAGAAGAAGTTTCTGTGATGATGACATGTTGTACATCTGTGCCCCCCAATGCCATGGCTACCAGCTATATGTGGTTGTGGAGAACTTAACTGTAGCTGGTGGGGTGGAGGACctcagaaaacatgaattttccattttacttGATTTTAGTTAATTTCAATGTAaagagccacatgtggctattggaCAGTACAGCCCTAGGAATAATGCTCCTGTTGAGAAGAAGTAGAAATGTTTTCTCTTGTCCCCATCTCTCACCCCAGTCTAAAAagagctttcttttgtttttgggaATAGCGGATAGATTCTCTTCTGGGGCTAAGTTCTGGCCTTAACCATGTAAGCtgtgggaccttgggcaagtcacctagGAGCTCACCTAGGTGCTCCAAGTCACCTAGGAGCATGTAGTATGGGTTCCTGGTACACAGCACTCAGTCAATAAATGATTGctgttgtcatttaaaaaatggccCCCATGTCTGGCTACTTGCCCGGCATTTGTAGAAATGGAAGTCGTaccatggaaagagaagaaaacattttcccCAAACAGAGCTCAGTTGCCATAGAAATTAGCTGGTATCAAGCAGGCTGCAAGCTAAGGGGTTGAATGGATGTCCTAGGTCACATCTTGGGTTTTAATTTCAAGGAAAAAGAACATGGGAGCAGATGAGAACTCATGCCCAGAGCCCCACAGCACCATCCAGGTCTCGCAGTGCCTCCTGGCCTTCGGAGCCGTGGCTGGGGCTGTAACTTGCCTGCAGTCCCTCACCCCTTACACATCACATCAGCACACCTGCTGGCCGTGGcccgcccccccctcccccaggtgTAATTGGCagacatgcattcattcattcagcagacatTGACCGAGGGTCTATGATATGCTGGGCTCTTGGGATACAGAGATGTTGAGAACACAGTCCCTGCCCTTTGAAGCTTGTGGGAAAACCTGGTGGGAAAACCAAACTGAGCTAAGTCCCCTTGGAGACGGAGGTTAGGGATCACCGTTCAATCTGGGGAGATGGGATGAGCTGATGGAGGCCGGTGGCATGGTCACTGAACTGAGTGCAGAAGCGCTGGGGCTGCAGCCCAGAGCTGGGGGAGCCAGAGGATGACCAGGCTGACCTCTGTGAGGGAGCACACGTGTCCAGGGGAGTCAGGGGGATCACTGGTCCAGCCAGTGTGCcccggaggtgggggagggagggaatataGGGCCCTGGGCAGGACTCAGCTGAGCTGGACACACCTCTACCCAGAGGGGGCTCACGGGCCAGCTGTTCTTGGCTGTGAGCAGCCTGGGCCTTTTTTTTTAGGGTCCAGAGTCCAGCTGTCACATGAGCCTCGCGGATGGTGGGGATCTCCATGCCAGCCCCTGGCCCTGCCTGGACGGAGAAGCGTGACTGCGTTTGCGGAATACTTCCTCGCTGCCATTCTATTGTGCTCACGACAGCACATGCCAACGGCAGCAGGAGATGTGTGCGGGGGTGTATGTGTATGAAACCAGAGACGTGAAGTGAGTCAGCAGAAATCACACACAGGCAGGGCAGAGGAAGGAGGCTTCCCGGAGCCCTGGGCATTCCACTGGGAGCAACGAGTTTTAGGTGGTGGtgtctgcctcccccacccccctggctgtgttccttccctttCTGTGTTAGTATAGCTTACCCGGAAATATGGCACAGCTGCTAAAAATAAGGGTGATGTCCTCAGgtatattattttgcttttgaggAATCTGGTCATTTCCTAAGTGTTCCCATTTCTCCTGTAGCCTGTGGGAGAGATGAAAGCTGGTCGCTCTGACGGGTGATGTTTGCAACCAAAGAGAGCTGGGTGGCGTGGCTGTTCATGAACCAAGTCCACGGGCCAggtggggtgtgggtgtgggttaTCGTCAGTGGTTAGAGGTCCTTTTGTCAATGCCATGGGAAAGCTACACTTGGCCCTGGAGTAAACATCTACCTTGGTGGCTTAATGTCTTTGGCTTTCCCAgaattcctcccccaccccaccactgaCTGTATTTGAAATACCAATCTCCTTCGgatgtctcctctggggagctccACAAACCTCAGTGAGGGGCTACTGGAGCAGCGTGGATGGGGTGGGTCTGTCAGAGGCTGAGAGTGACCCAAGGGGGGACCTGCTGGGATGAACTGGTCCACGGGGCGAGCTGTGAAAGCTGGTGTTGGGAGTGAGGGATTGGTTTTACTCCCAGATGAACCCCCCCCACCTGGAATTCATTTCCCAGGCCCTGGAAGGGACCTTGGGTGCCTGCAGGGCTGCGGGGGGCACCTCCTGAGGCTGGGGGACTCAtgcctcccagaagccttcatcAGGGATAATGCCACCCCAACAGCCATATCCACTGTCTGTTGTAAGGAGCCCTGCCTGGGCCTTCTGGAATCCTAGCAGTATTTTCCACCCGGCAGCTGCAGAGGGCCAGGGCAGAAAGGGCCAACTAATATTCCTCTGCGtgcgtgcatgcacgcatgctaagtcgcttcagtcttgtctgactctttgtgtccaccgcaccccccccaccccgccccccgccaggcttctctgtccatgggattctccaggcaagaaaatactggagtgagttgccttgtcctcctccaggggatcttcctgacccagggattgaacctgagtctcttatgtctcctgcattggaagacggagttctttactgctagtgccacctgggaagcccagaatgttCCTCtagcacttttaatttaaaaaatcattttccttctccagcctcagtttcttcatctgtaaaatgtaaattTGAGGGTATTTTCCCCTTTGGGATGAGATTATTCCTTCCGATCCTGGTCAGCACagtttctgtttctccactgaGGGACCAGGGTGATGCCACGGAGAGGGAGCTGGGCCTGCCTTTCCACCTGGACTCTGCCACATGGAGCAGTGGGGaaggggggatggggagaggcaggggtggggtgttGGCAGAGCCACTTtgtgtttcaattttattttattttcccatctatgaaatgggataATAACACTTGTATAGGTCAGCCGGCACTGGTTATTGGAAGGCTCCCGCGAGATAATACATGGGAAAGGGCTTTGTAATGAGAGAAGTAATGTCTAGGTAAGGTGTATTATTAAGTGACATTTGGAAGCTGGAATTCAGCCCAGCTCTGTCCACACCAGCTGCCTCCCCGGGTTGTTACAAGTGACTCTTGCATGGGTTGTCTTTAGCTTGACTGTAATGGGCTCCTTTGTGGGAAGGATGGGATGGTAGGGGAATAAGTATCTCTTCTATTCCACCCAGTCATCTAGTCATCTTGATGGCATAACCTGATGGTAGACTGGGCTCTGTCTCCCACCCATGAAGCCCCTGCTCAGAAAGGTtccccgggggtggggtgggcagcttCCTGCGTTCACACCTTTCTCTCTTTTGCAAGGAAAGGCTTTGTCCTTCCAGCGCCCCCAGACCCGGCTTCTCAGGCGCTGGGGCCAGTCTGTGGGCCTGACTAGGGTagctcggcttccctggtggctcagacggcaaagaatccacctgcactgcgggagaccctggttcaatccctgggtgggggaagaccccctggagaagggaatggcaacccactccagtattcttgcctggtgaagctccatggacggaggagcctggcgggctacagtccatggatggggtcgcaaaaagtcggacacgactgagcgaccaagcacagcacagccgtAGGATGAGGGAGGCGAGGCTCTAGCTCTAACTGCTGAATCGGGGGGCCTCAGGGAATCCTGAACCGGGAATGGCTGGGACAAGGGGACCTGGGGCAATCCGCCCGCCTAGGCGTCCTGACAGCCCCTACCCCCCGGCGCCCCGCCTGGTTCCTTGTCTTGCCCCGGGCGGGAGCCGCGCTCGCAGCCCTCCTCGGTGCTCCAGCCAGGCTGTGGGCGAATTAGACCTCCCAGCCTCACGGGGCTGCTGTGCGGCTGCGGCGACGTTGGCGGCTGCGGCGCTGCGAAGGAGCGGCGGGCTGCGGGGAGGCGGCGCCTCGCGAGCCCCGGGCCGGGTCCGGGGCGGAGGCCGCGGAGGGAGGTTACCGTATTTACCCAGGCCGGTGCCGGACCCTTGGGGGCGGGTCACTGCGGGCGCGCTACCGTATTTGCCGGGAGCCGCGCAGACCCTTTCCGGGAGTGGCGAGCGCCGCGACTTAATTACGTATTTATCCGGGGTGGCGtggttcccccccccccccacccccggcgtTGCGGGAGCGGGGTGGGTTGCACAAATTCCCTAAGGGAGCCAGGGCTTGCAGCGGAATGGGGTGGGTTGCTGCAGCAGAGTGGGAGGCCTACATATTTTCGTGGGGGTGGGGTTGCGACGCAGAGTTTACCATATTTCTCCAGGATCTCGCTCTGGCCCGAGGAGCTGGCAAGGTTGTGTGCGGGGGTTCGGGTGGGTGGGGTCAGCTCTTCCGATTCACGCCGCGATCTGATAAGAAGAGCGGTGTTGGAGGCTGGCCGTCTTTTTTGGGGTGAGGGAAAAGGGGCCCCTGGAGGCTTTGCGGAGAGTTACCGTATTTGCCTTGAGCAGCGCAGACTCGAGGAAAGAGCCACTGCTGGAGGCCGGAGGACCTGGGGCGCCGCCTGGGCTGTGAGTGCGGGATGGGATGTAGGAACTTGCCGCCAGAGAGACTGGGGACCGTGGCCTGAGACCCTCTCGGCGGGCGGGGCTCTCGGCCAGGGGTGTagctgggggagtggggaggcgGCTCAGAGGCAAGGCCAGGCTGAGATTGGCCCAAGGGGACAGAGATGATCTGTCTTTGCAAACATCCGTGCAGCTGCCTGGGGAAAGATTTGGGGGTGGGGTCTGTTGCAAGTAGTCCTTGTCCCCTTCCCCGGGGTGAGTGGTGTTCCCCGGGGGCCTGAGGGTAGGGGGAGACAGAGGGGGTGCCTCTGGGACCCCACTCTGCTGGTAGGTCCACTGAGGCGGTGGTAAGCAGGGAGATCTGCAAGTGTGGAGAAGGCCTGCATGGAGGTCCAGGTGAAGGGCCAGGAGGCTTCCCTGACAGGGGTGGGGGATAGCATGGGGAGAGGTCAGCTCGACCCCTTGAAGCAGGCCGCAGTGCTCTGCAGAAGCTGGAGCCCAGGAATTGGGGAGGCGTGAGGGTGTTGGCCACAGACAGCGCCCCACAGAAGCAGTGGTCCTTTGGGTCCTGATAACCTGTGGTGGCCAGGAGAGTGGtggtcttctgtgtgtgtgttttgaggggCACTTAGCTGGTGAGCAGCTAGTACATTGAGAAGAACTTTTGACAGTGAGGAAATATACAGTCTAGTCCCGGTTCACCTTGCTGGGCGACCTTGGGCAAGTAAGTCGACCTCACTGAgtcttggtttccccatctataaattGGGGTTCAGTAAGCCTGCCCCTTCCTCGGGGCTGTTGTGGGCAACAATTTAAGAGGGACACAGTGCTCTGGGAAAGAGGATCCTTAGGAGAAGCAGTGTGAAGGAGATGGAACTGAACTTGGGGGTGTTTGTTGAGCTGAGAGTGTTCCTCAGCCTTGGGCCAGGTTTTCCTGGGGGGATGCCAAGAGGAATCAAGCTGAGACCCGCCCCCTGCGAGCTTACACTGTGGTTCAGTGACTTGCAAACCTTTTACAGGCATGCCTCATTTTGATAAACAAAGAGCTGCTGCCTTTAATGTTTAACTGAGGTTACTTTCAAGTTTAcagggcttttgttttgtttcttcttttaagctttgcaaaaatatctttaaacCACTGTTGACCCCACCCTTCCCTCCAGATTGGGGATGtctgtccctcccctcctccttgagACTCTGGTTGGAGGGATAAGGCGCACCCGGGTTCAGGACAACTTATAAGACTGGAAGCCCCTGAGTATTACTCATCAGCATTTATTCCATGCCTTGTGTGGTAGGCACAGCGTTTGATGTGGGTCATAAAAGGAAGCAGGTCTGTCCTTAAGATGCTCACAGATTAGGGAGACAGAGGTGGCATGACCGACCCGTGTGCTGTGTGATGTAGGGTCACAGGGTTGGGCCACGTGGCTCAAAAGAAGCTGGAGGGGTCAAGGAAGGCTTCTAGCAGGAGGTGTCATTTGAGAAAGGCCTGAAGGAGGGGTAGGATGTGATTAAGGggtagagaagaaagaaggacATTCCAGCAGGGGGACACTGGCTCGAACAGGACTGGGGAGTGATGGGCACTGAGGTTGGGGGCTGGCCGACCCTCGGGTGCCCTCTGactcctctctctctgcttctgcctCCTCAGGGGCCGGTGATTGCAGCTGGACGTGCCCATGACCGAGCTGGCATCCTCCGGGGTCGGGTCCCCTACGGGGGACGGGGAGGAGTGCCTGGGGGACGATCGAGGCCTGGTCATCCACCACCCGGCGGAGGAGCAGCCGCACCGCTGCCCGCTGTGTGGCCAGACCTTCGCCCAGCAGCCCAGCCTGGTGCGGCACCAGAAGGCGCACGCCGGGGCGGGCCGCGCAGCCGCCTTCGTGTGCCCGGAGTGCGGCAAGGCCTTCAGCGTCAAGCACAACCTAGAGGTGCATCAGCGCACCCACACGGGCGAGCGGCCCTTCCCCTGCCCCGAGTGCGGGCGCTGCTTCAGCCTCAAGCAGAACCTGCTCACGCACCAGCGCATCCAC is a window encoding:
- the LOC133246614 gene encoding zinc finger protein LOC728743 homolog isoform X1 — translated: MAGTRGPGAIRPPRRPDSPYPPAPRLVPCLAPGGSRARSPPRCSSQAVGELDLPASRGCCAAAATLAAAALRRSGGLRGGGASRAPGRVRGGGRGGRLPYLPRPVPDPWGRVTAGALPYLPGAAQTLSGSGERRDLITYLSGGPVIAAGRAHDRAGILRGRVPYGGRGGVPGGRSRPGHPPPGGGAAAPLPAVWPDLRPAAQPGAAPEGARRGGPRSRLRVPGVRQGLQRQAQPRGASAHPHGRAALPLPRVRALLQPQAEPAHAPAHPQRREAAPVRAVWPLLPRAALPAQPPAHPRAHARAAPAPPRRLRGAQALLLRPLWQELRARGLAEDPPAQPRPRARGSGGPFRPRALIRTEPAAAADCFPPQSRICDPWRCRWAGAPSLDGILGDREGWLGRGEALKRSGPLPGLGRRLPLILQDPPGGCTRLLWAPVLVFLHRHTQLRAEPCGFSGISCPLPAARMWLLQCGLVLSGGD
- the LOC133246614 gene encoding zinc finger protein LOC728743 homolog isoform X2, which encodes MAGTRGPGAIRPPRRPDSPYPPAPRLVPCLAPGGSRARSPPRCSSQAVGELDLPASRGCCAAAATLAAAALRRSGGLRGGGASRAPGRVRGGGRGGRLPYLPRPVPDPWGRVTAGALPYLPGAAQTLSGSGERRDLITYLSGGPVIAAGRAHDRAGILRGRVPYGGRGGVPGGRSRPGHPPPGGGAAAPLPAVWPDLRPAAQPGAAPEGARRGGPRSRLRVPGVRQGLQRQAQPRGASAHPHGRAALPLPRVRALLQPQAEPAHAPAHPQRREAAPVRAVWPLLPRAALPAQPPAHPRAHARAAPAPPRRLRGAQALLLRPLWQELRARGLAEDPPAQPRPRARGSGGPFRPRALIRTEPAAAADCFPPQSRICDPWRCRWAGAPSLDGILGDREGWLGRGEALKRSGPLPGLGRRLPLILQDPPGGCTRLLWAPVLVFLHRHTQLRADVEWSGALGMCRAPLTQRLGMGPWACAPA
- the LOC133246614 gene encoding zinc finger protein LOC728743 homolog isoform X3, producing MTELASSGVGSPTGDGEECLGDDRGLVIHHPAEEQPHRCPLCGQTFAQQPSLVRHQKAHAGAGRAAAFVCPECGKAFSVKHNLEVHQRTHTGERPFPCPECGRCFSLKQNLLTHQRIHSGEKPHQCAQCGRCFREPRFLLNHQRTHARMPAPHPRRPGVFGERRPYFCARCGKSFAREGSLKTHQRSHGHGPEGQAGHLGRVL
- the ZNF775 gene encoding zinc finger protein 775 isoform X4, with protein sequence MKIKQEKPEWLLQTQAALSQKDKENIFRPRRVPPPCQTAAGKSQAWGHPDETGGPRWAPPSEQAVGRAGRAPRAASGPLSPALPAGEGHFVCPDCGKRFSWWSSLKIHQRTHTGEKPYPCGKCGKSFSQKPNLARHQRHHTGERPFCCPECARRFSQKQHLLKHQKTHSRPATHPCPECARCFRHQVGLRIHQRAHARDRQGPRAGLQALRRDTAAPRGRRPRPGPQRGRPEWAWLGLGQGWWRPPGARPAAPGEPRQFICNECGKSFTWWSSLNIHQRIHTGERPYPCPECGRRFSQKPNLTRHLRNHTGERPHPCAHCGRRFRQKQHLLKHQRTHQPGARAAPRPGRAALRAYPRARPAAPAQPPAQVVPGLSPPARGPSPARGPGDLPWGRARAGAPGEPRQFICNECGKSFSWWSALTIHQRIHTGERPYPCPECGRRFSQKPNLTRHRRNHTGERPYLCASCGRGFSQKQHLLKHQRVHLGALAPTLSAKGDAL
- the ZNF775 gene encoding zinc finger protein 775 isoform X1; the protein is MAGRPRGWPGPPANQGYGPAPPVPGLAGARGAQCPSRPGVAVPVNLSHKVKDGRAGSQADADGPLGMENGLAGGTGDGLVMKIKQEKPEWLLQTQAALSQKDKENIFRPRRVPPPCQTAAGKSQAWGHPDETGGPRWAPPSEQAVGRAGRAPRAASGPLSPALPAGEGHFVCPDCGKRFSWWSSLKIHQRTHTGEKPYPCGKCGKSFSQKPNLARHQRHHTGERPFCCPECARRFSQKQHLLKHQKTHSRPATHPCPECARCFRHQVGLRIHQRAHARDRQGPRAGLQALRRDTAAPRGRRPRPGPQRGRPEWAWLGLGQGWWRPPGARPAAPGEPRQFICNECGKSFTWWSSLNIHQRIHTGERPYPCPECGRRFSQKPNLTRHLRNHTGERPHPCAHCGRRFRQKQHLLKHQRTHQPGARAAPRPGRAALRAYPRARPAAPAQPPAQVVPGLSPPARGPSPARGPGDLPWGRARAGAPGEPRQFICNECGKSFSWWSALTIHQRIHTGERPYPCPECGRRFSQKPNLTRHRRNHTGERPYLCASCGRGFSQKQHLLKHQRVHLGALAPTLSAKGDAL
- the ZNF775 gene encoding zinc finger protein 775 isoform X2, producing MFGSDASLPQRPSSCRGGNPSARRRVTHNGRAGSQADADGPLGMENGLAGGTGDGLVMKIKQEKPEWLLQTQAALSQKDKENIFRPRRVPPPCQTAAGKSQAWGHPDETGGPRWAPPSEQAVGRAGRAPRAASGPLSPALPAGEGHFVCPDCGKRFSWWSSLKIHQRTHTGEKPYPCGKCGKSFSQKPNLARHQRHHTGERPFCCPECARRFSQKQHLLKHQKTHSRPATHPCPECARCFRHQVGLRIHQRAHARDRQGPRAGLQALRRDTAAPRGRRPRPGPQRGRPEWAWLGLGQGWWRPPGARPAAPGEPRQFICNECGKSFTWWSSLNIHQRIHTGERPYPCPECGRRFSQKPNLTRHLRNHTGERPHPCAHCGRRFRQKQHLLKHQRTHQPGARAAPRPGRAALRAYPRARPAAPAQPPAQVVPGLSPPARGPSPARGPGDLPWGRARAGAPGEPRQFICNECGKSFSWWSALTIHQRIHTGERPYPCPECGRRFSQKPNLTRHRRNHTGERPYLCASCGRGFSQKQHLLKHQRVHLGALAPTLSAKGDAL
- the ZNF775 gene encoding zinc finger protein 775 isoform X3, translating into MLQRPKLNAHREPRVVGEGPGHWDPDGRAGSQADADGPLGMENGLAGGTGDGLVMKIKQEKPEWLLQTQAALSQKDKENIFRPRRVPPPCQTAAGKSQAWGHPDETGGPRWAPPSEQAVGRAGRAPRAASGPLSPALPAGEGHFVCPDCGKRFSWWSSLKIHQRTHTGEKPYPCGKCGKSFSQKPNLARHQRHHTGERPFCCPECARRFSQKQHLLKHQKTHSRPATHPCPECARCFRHQVGLRIHQRAHARDRQGPRAGLQALRRDTAAPRGRRPRPGPQRGRPEWAWLGLGQGWWRPPGARPAAPGEPRQFICNECGKSFTWWSSLNIHQRIHTGERPYPCPECGRRFSQKPNLTRHLRNHTGERPHPCAHCGRRFRQKQHLLKHQRTHQPGARAAPRPGRAALRAYPRARPAAPAQPPAQVVPGLSPPARGPSPARGPGDLPWGRARAGAPGEPRQFICNECGKSFSWWSALTIHQRIHTGERPYPCPECGRRFSQKPNLTRHRRNHTGERPYLCASCGRGFSQKQHLLKHQRVHLGALAPTLSAKGDAL